The Streptomyces sp. NBC_01439 genome contains the following window.
CCGCGGGGACTCGAAGTACCGGGTCAGGGCGGTGTCGGTGCCGCCGACGAGGACGGCCGGGCGGATCACGGTGACGTTCAGTCCGGGGTGCGCGCGGGGGGCCCGGCGGCCGAGGCGCTCGATCTCCAGCAGGTCGCCGACGCCGGTCGCCTCGGCGGTGGCCCGCAGCTCGGAGTCCTCGGACAGCGGGATGTCGTTGTCCGGCAGGGCCCCGTAGACCATCGCCGAGGTGCAGAGCACGACCCGGTGCACGCCCGCCGCGGCGGCGGCCGTCAGGACGGTCTGGGTGCCGCGCACGTTGTACGCCGTACGGGCGGCCGGATCGGTCTCCAGGTCGAGGTCCAGCGCGAGGTGGACCACGACGTCCGCGCCGCGCAGCTTCTCGGCGATCGCGGGGTCCCGTACGTCGAGGACGTGCCACTGCGCGGCGGCGCAGTCCCCCCGTCGCTCGTCGATGGCGACGACCTGCTTGACCTCGTCGGAGGCGGCCAGACGGCTCACGAGGGCCGCGCCGACTCCCGAGGCGGCGCCCGTCACGGCGATCACCGGGCTGCGCCGGCGGAGCGCCTCCGGGTTTCGCGGCTGGCGAACGCCGGGGGCGCCCTCAGCGTGCTCGGAGCTGTTTTCGTCGTCGTGCATCGCGCGAAACTGCGGATCTGGGGAACTCACCGGGCGTCTCCAGCGGTTGTCTTCAGTAGGGGCGCGTCGTGACGCGTACCCACCAGGTGATGTCCATCCTGCCGCAGCCCAGGAGTCGGCGGAGCACCGAGCCCGGATGCGGCCGCGGTGTCTAGGCTGGGTGGTGTTGTCTGTCCATTACCCGTCGGCTCCCGCCGGCGGCCCTACGAGCCGAGGAAACCCGTGAGCGACACCCCATTCGGATTCGGCCTTCCGCCGGAGGAGCCGGAGAACGGCGACGATGGCAAGAAGAAGGGCAACCAGGGCGGTCAGGGCGGCCCGGCGAATCCCTTCGGGTTCCCCGGCATGGGTCTGCCGGGCGGGGCGGGCGCTCCCGGAGCGGACAACCCGTTCGCCGCGATGTTCGGTTCGATGAACCCGAACGACCTCGGTGCCGCCTTCCAGCAGCTCGGCCAGATGCTCAGCTACGAGGGCGGTCCCGTGAACTGGGACATGGCCAA
Protein-coding sequences here:
- a CDS encoding SDR family oxidoreductase, whose product is MSSPDPQFRAMHDDENSSEHAEGAPGVRQPRNPEALRRRSPVIAVTGAASGVGAALVSRLAASDEVKQVVAIDERRGDCAAAQWHVLDVRDPAIAEKLRGADVVVHLALDLDLETDPAARTAYNVRGTQTVLTAAAAAGVHRVVLCTSAMVYGALPDNDIPLSEDSELRATAEATGVGDLLEIERLGRRAPRAHPGLNVTVIRPAVLVGGTDTALTRYFESPRLLVVAGSRPTWQFCHVEDLVSALEYAALEKVEGELAVGCEGWLEQEEVEELSGIRRMELPSAVALGAAARLHRIGLTPSPAGDLAYTMHPWVVSVSGLHAAGWRPRWTNEEVLAELLQEVSGRHTVAGRRLGRRDAATAAGAAGATVALLGAAAAVRLARKRRGI